The Parambassis ranga chromosome 14, fParRan2.1, whole genome shotgun sequence genome includes a window with the following:
- the LOC114446036 gene encoding F-box only protein 40-like, with translation MSHRSRASKVRQHVHCDSCYSRRCRARVEVSVSCAVIPCRLHCGALFHLCKEEDHLLLCPNVRVPCLNAEFGCPVHLPRSSQAAHLQVCAASVVCCSMEWLRWLSDETHPHSNKVLQENVMKEGEMQGESLDLAMALVDQSDLYSRLKMKPIYPELMEAEEEEEDQKKEETAVNGFAATDTCEGLPENSKSQNVFEEVGQNRVGLSSSLNKEKYNMSEMMFSKERGGCAAAQANLENPNQNSKPGEKRKSKSDRDPTEAERQNDNTHEDHKNTKDDHGSATAQNLPLPQDTSKTGQAPWQEGVLERLRTELTPQEYNMYVVHHGRMLVAFGQIEACTPREKDFVYGSLEPIPVQTLRSFKVPDSYHYKRRVHLYDTAARAQSQPCSVDTSDLGVNEEDWYTDEAAATLLGYAEKEVMGHKISESKGADGLYVDIGTQTHLFRSAPFKGKTTLADVMVDRPVNLQLQLQAESVNSRHNRASSVFSFLCGHTFHRREYGTHFRNAHSDIQMSLSGWFEQRCPLAYLGCTYRQRRFQPSTFEATVTYNQQLRSFNLRPTSPGDTSARNTDFKHSLSSLPYEVLCHMASFLDSLSLSQLALVSQLMRQVCWSLLQERGMVTLRWERKIYSHGGAKWRAKPVWEFSHSFSSVDSWRMADVPPISAHLKVCPYYETSRHSEPVPLPRMTEKQGCSQKRPSLINHFTGSKGKQ, from the exons ATG AGTCACCGCTCTCGAGCCTCCAAGGTGCGGCAGCATGTCCACTGTGATTCCTGCTACAGCCGGCGCTGCAGGGCTCGGGTGGAGGTCTCTGTGAGCTGCGCAGTTATCCCCTGCCGTCTGCACTGTGGAGCTCTCTTCCACCTGTGCAAGGAAGAGgaccacctgctgctctgcccTAATGTGAGGGTGCCCTGTCTCAATGCTGAGTTTGGCTGCCCGGTCCACCTGCCCCGCTCCTCACAGGCAGCTCACCTCCAGGTGTGTGCGGCTAGTGTGGTGTGTTGCTCCATGGAGTGGCTTCGCTGGCTGTCGGAtgagacacacccacacagcaaCAAAGTCCTGCAGGAGAATGTGATGAAGGAGGGTGAGATGCAGGGGGAGTCTCTGGATCTCGCCATGGCTCTGGTGGATCAGTCGGACCTGTACAGCCGCCTGAAAATGAAGCCAATCTATCCAGAGCTGatggaagcagaggaggaggaagaggatcagaagaaagaggaaacagCAGTCAATGGTTTTGCAGCAACAGATACTTGTGAAG GTCTTCCAGAAAACAGCAAGTctcaaaatgtttttgaagAAGTTGGACAGAACAGAGTGGGGCTCAGCTCAAGCCTTAACAAAGAGAAATACAACATGTCTGAGATGATGTTCAGCAAGGAGAGGGgtggctgtgctgctgctcaggcAAACCTGGAGAATCCCAATCAAAACTCAAAACCTGGTGAGAAGAGGAAGTCCAAGAGTGACAGAGATCCAACAGAGGCTGAAAGgcagaatgacaacacacacgaagaccacaaaaacacaaaggacgATCATGGTTCTGCTACGGCCCAAAACCTCCCCCTTCCACAAGACACAAGTAAGACTGGGCAGGCTCCATGGCAGGAGGGCGTGCTAGAGCGTCTGAGGACTGAGCTTACCCCACAGGAGTACAACATGTATGTGGTGCATCATGGGCGCATGCTGGTTGCCTTTGGGCAAATCGAAGCTTGTACACCGAGGGAGAAGGACTTTGTCTACGGCAGCCTGGAGCCAATTCCAGTCCAAACACTGCGCTCATTCAAG GTTCCTGACAGCTATCATTACAAACGGCGGGTTCATCTGTATGACACGGCTGCACGTGCTCAGAGCCAACCTTGCAGTGTGGACACTTCAGACCTTGGGGTTAACGAAGAAGACTGGTACACTGATGAAGCAGCAGCCACCTTACTGGGTTATGCTGAGAAGGAAGTCATGGGTCACAAG ATCAGTGAGAGCAAAGGTGCGGATGGGCTCTACGTCGACATAGGAACGCAAACACACTTGTTCCGCTCGGCTCCATTTAAAGGGAAGACGACGCTGGCGGATGTGATGGTGGACAGACCGGTGAACCTTcaactgcagctgcaggcagagagcgtGAACAGCAGACATAACCGAGCCAGCAGTGTTTTCAGCTTCCTCTGCGGCCACACCTTTCACCGCAGGGAGTACGGCACACatttcag GAATGCGCACAGTGACATCCAGATGAGTCTGAGTGGGTGGTTCGAGCAGAGATGCCCCTTAGCGTATCTAGGATGCACCTACAGGCAGAGGAGGTTTCAGCCCTCCACGTTTGAGGCCACTGTCACCTACAA TCAGCAGCTGAGGAGTTTCAACTTGCGCCCCACCTCACCAGGTGATACCTCAGCCAGGAACACAGACTTTAAGCACTCGCTGAGCTCGCTACCCTATGAGGTGCTGTGCCACATGGCCAGTTTCCTGGACAGCCTGTCCCTGTCCCAGCTTGCTCTGGTGTCCCAGCTCATGAGACAGGTGTGCTGGTCTCTGCTGCAGGAGAGAGGGATGGTCACTCTTCGCTGGGAGAGGAAGATTTACTCACATGGAGGAGCAAAGTGGAGAGCCAAGCCT gtgtGGGAGTTCAGTCACTCGTTTTCCTCAGTGGATTCCTGGCGTATGGCTGACGTCCCTCCGATATCAGCTCATCTTAAAGTCTGTCCGTACTATGAAACCTCTAGACACAGTGAACCTGTTCCACTTCCAAGGATGACTGAGAAACAAGGATGCAGCCAGAAGAGACCGAGCCTCATCAACCACTTCACAGGAAGCAAAGGGAAACAATGA